The DNA segment GGGTTGGGTACTTGAGCCCTAGGGACAAAACTCAAAATAAATCACAAAAAAACCCATCCATTTGGATAGGTTCCCTTGGAAAATATGCAATTTAGTCTAAATACTACTTCCTCAACCGTAACTTAGTAGTTTCCATTGTTCAAGCGTTCTTGGCCATCTATGAAAAGATCAGAGGGAGGTGTGACAGTGAAACGATCCAGATTCGCTTCAAGCTTCGCAATTTGTCTCTCACTCAAACCAGGGATCTCAAGTACATCTTCAACGTTTTCATAGGGGCCATACTTGACGATAAGTTGGGCGAGGGTGGGGTAAAAACCACGGAGTTCGCGGAACAATCTCACGTTGGCATTGTTGAGGTCGAGTTTCTGGCCATACTCAGTTTTAAGGACTTTATCAGCAGGGTTAACGCGCTCACCAAGTACTGCTGCTGAAACGAAACCATTACTTAAATCAACAGCTTGGGCTTGGGGCTGAGCCGCAAAAAACACACAGCCGATCATGAGGACAAACCCCATTACTGCACTCACAATTCTATTCATTACGATTGTCTTCTCCTAAGCTTTTGATGATTTTATATGTATATTTCAGATTCGGGTCTTTAGCAAAATTTAAAGCCACAGACATGGAAAATTCTGGCCTATTATTTCATTTTTTGTAGTTTGTTGTCATCTTTCCATTTTTTGATCCTGAGGAACGGTAATAAAACTTCATGATTGCTGGTCTAACGTTGAGACTTCTATCTTTTCCTTGCGGGCGATCGCCGGAGGGACAGTTTTTATGGAAGTTGCGTCATAATGATTTTTTGTAGCCAAAATAACAACAGGAGCATCAAACTTTTATGTCTCTTCGATTAGGCGACGTAGCGCCCAACTTTACCCAAGACTCCACCGCAGGCGAGCTTAATTTCTATGATTGGGCTGGCGATAGCTGGGTTGTACTCTTCTCTCACCCGGCAGATTTTACGCCTGTCT comes from the [Limnothrix rosea] IAM M-220 genome and includes:
- the psbU gene encoding photosystem II complex extrinsic protein PsbU encodes the protein MNRIVSAVMGFVLMIGCVFFAAQPQAQAVDLSNGFVSAAVLGERVNPADKVLKTEYGQKLDLNNANVRLFRELRGFYPTLAQLIVKYGPYENVEDVLEIPGLSERQIAKLEANLDRFTVTPPSDLFIDGQERLNNGNY